The Candidatus Hamiltonella defensa 5AT (Acyrthosiphon pisum) DNA window GGCTGTTTGAAATGCAAAGTGCTATGGCGGCACAGATGTTAAATTATGAAGCCCGTCTTGTTGAAACCAAGACAAAAGTCATCGCCGCTGAAGCACAGGGGGCAAGCTGGATGCAGCGCAATTGGAGACCCCTCACCATGTTGACTTTCCTCGGTCTGGTGGTGGCGGATACATTCGGCCTGACAGAATTCAGATTGGCACAGGAAGCATGGACATTGCTTCAAATTGGCCTGGGGGGGTATGTCGTGGGTCGCAGTGCTGAAAAAGTCATTCCTAAACTCACTGAACTCATGCGTAAGGACTAGGTCATGATTGAAAAAGCCACCGTGGCAGCGGCCTGATGAGGGCAAGACGGCTGACCGATTCTATTGAGCAAAAACGGGGATTGGTCTGTACGGGGATTGCCGAAGAAAACACCCGGCGTTAGCCGCCTCCGTGAATGCGATATCAAATAAAGGGTTATAGAATGAATCCACCCAATGGCCGCCGCGAGTGGCACTTGGATAAGACCGTGAGTATCGGCCACATCATCAGCACCCTGGTGATTGCCCTGTCTTTATTTTCATGGGCCTTAACGATAGATAAACGCGTTGAACAAAACGCGCAAAGCATCGAATTTCTCGCTCAAAACCATAAGCGTCTTGAAAACCATGTTGACTCAACCCGAAACGAAATCAGGCAAGACCTACGGGCCATCAATGCCAAATTGGACAGATTGATTGAACGAAGAATGGACGGTCAGTGATGGCTAACATCATTGACTGGCTGGGCGTAGAAACCGAGTACCGTGCCGGGTTGCAGTCGTTACGCAAAATGGCCACGGAGTTTGGTACCTCTGAGGGCACGATTCGCCGTAGAGCAAAGCAATACGGTTGGGTTCGTGACGGGAGCATGGTCAAGCGCGAACGCGTCAAAGCCCACTTTGCCGGTAAACCCGCCCCCGAAGTCGCCAACCAACCCGAAGCGGTGGTTAAAGCGATTGATGCGGCGGCCATTGAAGACA harbors:
- a CDS encoding 3TM-type holin, with product MAVWPFLSGLVQPVTQLIDEMHTSDEERLQVKSRLFEMQSAMAAQMLNYEARLVETKTKVIAAEAQGASWMQRNWRPLTMLTFLGLVVADTFGLTEFRLAQEAWTLLQIGLGGYVVGRSAEKVIPKLTELMRKD